Genomic DNA from Longimicrobiaceae bacterium:
GCATCCGCAAGATCGTATGGAACCCGCGGTGGGTTCCGCCCGACGAGAAGTGGGCGCGCGGCAAGCGGCCGCAGCCGCCGGGCAGCCCCAACAACCCCATGGGGCGCGTGAAGCTCTTCTTCGTGGAGCCGGACTACTACATCCACGGCACGCGCAACGAGGAGTCGCTGGGGCAGGCCGAGTCGCACGGCTGCGTGCGCATGCGCAACCCGGAGGTGATCCGGCTCGCCACGTCCGTCATGGAGAACGGGGGCGAGCAGCGGCCGCCCAGCTGGTTCCGGCGCGTGATCAACCGCGTCACGCACACCGAGCAGGTGCAGCTGCCGCAGCC
This window encodes:
- a CDS encoding L,D-transpeptidase family protein, encoding MRLKATWLGAALPVTLSLLAASPALSGQQDTTRAAASSDPRPFSILVDLSERQLYVRRGDDVIETFQVAVGTDAHPTPKGTYRIRKIVWNPRWVPPDEKWARGKRPQPPGSPNNPMGRVKLFFVEPDYYIHGTRNEESLGQAESHGCVRMRNPEVIRLATSVMENGGEQRPPSWFRRVINRVTHTEQVQLPQPVQVTIRE